The Mobula birostris isolate sMobBir1 chromosome 11, sMobBir1.hap1, whole genome shotgun sequence genome has a segment encoding these proteins:
- the LOC140205372 gene encoding sacsin-like, with protein MNTGCGSPSELKTVISILDWMRRNNFSPKSDLPVPVRKGTQDGFCLKPCSKAVLCDLDKGTMEAFNKCDENIHILHKDISIAIIEWLDVPPLSSKMLQPELIGIEQYGQVEPIVLRIKNILKEYDQEHDLLKEMLQNAEDAGSTVCSFLVDMRQHKDSPESLIDPGMASCHGPALWSYNNECFTDEDFHNITRIGTASKEKQVDKIGKFGLGFNSVYHITDVPSILSGKYLLIFDPNVTHLKKYIHSVTNPGIKLNLYEHRRLIQKFPGQFNPYNGIFGCNFKISTGENFYYEGTLIKLPFRTPEEAAVSGISSKYYNQKHIMALVDSFKQTSKDLIIFLKNRAKLLVFMMKKKDGFP; from the exons ATGAACACTGGCTGTGGTAGCCCAAGTGAATTGAAAACCGTTATTTCCATACTGGATTGGATGCGCAGAAATAACTTTTCACCCAAGAGTGACCTTCCTGTCCCTGTGCGGAAAGGCACCCAAGATGGATTCTGCTTGAAACCATGTTCCAAAGCTGTTCTGTGTGATTTAGATAAGGGAACAATGGAGGCTTTTAATAAATGTGATGAAAATATTCATATTCTTCATAAAGATATAAGCATCGCCATTATTGAATGGCTTGATGTGCCCCCTTTAAGCAGCAAAATGCTGCAACCTGAATTAATTGGAATTGAGCAATATGGACAAGTAGAACCCATTGTACTGAGAATTAAGAACATTTTGAAAGAATATGATCAAGAACATGACCTGCTCAAAGAGATGCTTCAAAATGCTGAAGATGCTGGTTCTACAGTCTGTAGTTTCCTAGTAGACATGAGACAACACAAAGATTCACCTGAAAGTCTAATTGATCCTGGTATGGCTTCATGTCATGGACCAGCACTCTGGTCATACAATAATGAGTGTTTCACTGATGAAGATTTCCACAATATAACTAGAATTGGGACAGCTTCCAAAGAAAAACAGGTTGATAAGATTGGAAAATTTGGACTTGGATTTAATTCTGTTTATCACATAACTGATGTCCCatccatcctcagtggaaaataTTTGCTTATTTTTGACCCAAATGTTACTCATCTTAAGAAATATATTCATTCTGTAACTAACCCTGGAATAAAACTTAATCTGTATGAACATAGACGATTAATTCAAAAATTTCCTGGACAGTTTAACCCCTACAATGGAATATTTGGATGTAATTTTAAGATTTCCACTGGGGAAAATTTTTACTATGAAGGAACCCTCATTAAGTTGCCCTTTAGGACTCCAGAGGAGGCTGCAGTGTCAGGGATCTCCAGCAAGTATTATAATCAGAAACACATCATGGCCTTGGTGGATAGTTTCAAGCAGACATCAAAAGATCTCATCATATTCTTAAAGAAT AGGGCAAAGTTGCTTGTCTTTATGATGAAGAAGAAGGACGGTTTCCCCTAG